In Candidatus Equadaptatus faecalis, the following are encoded in one genomic region:
- a CDS encoding SYNERG-CTERM sorting domain-containing protein, giving the protein MPRVNGKSSTTVLYNGDKWAKFSDTKLLRYEIFDSTESESFYVDGKVKAYASTISDAKENKINGGCSLLSLQEAESLSKSARRLGEDWWLATKRWRTVRYFVDDEGDISDSNVGIHGVRPVLNLKNADSIFLLSAVKGGAKSGEAGVMQTSAEDAGEYKISYKDDTLSAPSDGTENDICRFNAGGDSFFPCRDTDRIIALAGSDSASATGYAVVKKNENGISLNFDGYNAENRNIYLHKEIIGAKYDCLSAASLVLKNTKYENGKLTALTLDNAVKAGNILLMWGFNLSLEDKKSYKQTITVSGDKDILTGLGGQGAKITGITTILPYNELVCKGRVTLTEINYNPDKGDLDEGGKITAAGGSVLTLERPYFTLPLKTEISVETGGTVINYRDETLAVKDGGKTVQLPSGYSYTGGSETPIPVSHIDYDWDEGEGEEETKSSSSGGCNAGFGALALLGVLGLFYRKKN; this is encoded by the coding sequence ATGCCGCGCGTTAACGGGAAAAGCAGCACGACAGTATTGTACAACGGCGACAAATGGGCAAAATTTTCGGACACCAAGCTGCTTAGATATGAGATTTTCGACAGCACTGAAAGCGAAAGCTTCTACGTTGACGGAAAAGTCAAAGCTTATGCCTCAACTATATCGGACGCGAAGGAAAACAAAATAAACGGAGGCTGCTCCCTGCTGAGTTTGCAAGAGGCAGAATCCTTGTCTAAATCTGCCAGACGTTTAGGGGAAGATTGGTGGCTTGCCACAAAGAGATGGAGAACCGTAAGATATTTTGTGGACGATGAGGGAGATATAAGTGATTCCAATGTAGGTATCCATGGTGTGCGCCCCGTTCTGAACTTGAAAAATGCGGACAGCATATTTTTACTCAGCGCAGTCAAGGGAGGCGCCAAATCAGGCGAAGCTGGAGTTATGCAGACGTCTGCGGAAGACGCGGGAGAATACAAGATCAGCTACAAGGACGATACGCTTTCCGCGCCGTCTGACGGCACGGAAAACGACATCTGCAGATTCAACGCAGGCGGCGATTCATTTTTCCCGTGCCGCGATACGGACAGAATTATTGCCCTTGCCGGAAGCGACAGCGCCTCGGCGACAGGCTACGCCGTGGTGAAAAAGAACGAAAACGGCATTAGCCTCAACTTTGACGGATACAATGCGGAAAACAGGAATATATACCTGCACAAAGAAATAATCGGCGCCAAATACGACTGTCTGAGCGCTGCTTCGCTCGTGTTGAAAAACACGAAATACGAAAACGGAAAGCTTACCGCCCTTACGCTTGACAACGCTGTCAAAGCGGGCAATATACTGCTTATGTGGGGCTTTAACCTGTCGCTTGAAGACAAGAAAAGCTACAAACAGACCATAACGGTTTCAGGAGATAAAGACATTCTTACCGGTTTAGGCGGACAAGGCGCGAAAATAACCGGCATAACAACAATTTTGCCATACAACGAACTTGTCTGCAAGGGCAGAGTGACGCTTACGGAAATTAACTACAATCCCGACAAAGGCGATCTTGACGAGGGCGGAAAAATAACGGCAGCCGGAGGCTCGGTACTGACGCTTGAACGTCCGTATTTTACGCTGCCGCTGAAAACCGAAATTTCTGTTGAAACCGGCGGCACGGTAATCAACTACAGAGACGAAACGTTAGCGGTGAAAGACGGCGGAAAAACAGTGCAGCTTCCAAGCGGCTATTCCTACACGGGCGGCAGCGAAACGCCTATTCCTGTGTCTCACATCGATTATGATTGGGATGAGGGTGAGGGTGAGGAAGAAACAAAATCCTCATCATCAGGCGGCTGCAACGCAGGATTCGGCGCATTGGCATTGCTCGGTGTCCTCGGGCTGTTTTACAGGAAGAAAAATTAA
- a CDS encoding ABC transporter substrate-binding protein, producing the protein MDKKTLGIIGVLLIIISGCLYSVCSSAGWLDDDTITIGFLGAFTGDQASYGISEYNMAQLVVNDVNKAGGVLGKQIKLIPYDTKTRSKDAVKAVRRMIRKDGVCAILGANASGINIATAPVVNRKKIPQISTVGTNPLVTVDENGKVRPYSFRVCFTDTYQGALAAELIYGDLGFTTAAVLYNAGSDYAQGLREFFVKSYESCGGEIVADESYRDTDTDFSAQLTKIKNSGARALFLPGMGKDMALIIKQARELQLDVTIVGGDGYSEMMNKIAGNAMIGTCWISHAYLDDPNIKPIFERYKEVYKEECEEFINGVMAWDGTIWLLNAIERAGSTDGTAIAKALEETKDLKLAHTTLTIDPETHDPLDKAGIFLRVDGSLKTQFYKKVEPK; encoded by the coding sequence AATTATAGGAGTTCTGCTTATTATTATTTCCGGCTGTTTGTATTCTGTATGCAGTTCGGCAGGCTGGCTGGATGACGATACAATTACAATAGGTTTCCTCGGAGCATTTACAGGAGACCAGGCTTCCTACGGAATAAGCGAATACAATATGGCACAGCTTGTTGTTAATGATGTCAATAAGGCAGGCGGTGTTCTTGGCAAACAGATTAAACTTATTCCTTACGACACAAAAACAAGAAGCAAAGACGCTGTAAAAGCAGTTCGCAGAATGATAAGAAAAGACGGCGTATGCGCAATTCTCGGCGCGAATGCAAGCGGTATCAACATTGCGACAGCGCCTGTCGTCAACAGAAAAAAAATACCTCAGATTTCAACAGTCGGCACAAACCCGCTTGTTACGGTTGACGAAAACGGCAAGGTTCGCCCCTACTCATTCCGCGTCTGCTTCACCGACACGTATCAGGGCGCTCTTGCGGCGGAACTGATTTACGGCGACCTCGGTTTTACAACCGCGGCTGTTCTTTATAACGCCGGCTCGGACTATGCGCAGGGACTCCGTGAATTCTTTGTCAAAAGCTACGAAAGCTGCGGCGGCGAAATCGTTGCCGACGAGAGCTACCGCGATACGGACACTGACTTCAGCGCGCAGCTCACGAAAATCAAAAATTCAGGCGCCAGAGCGCTCTTCCTCCCAGGCATGGGCAAGGATATGGCGCTCATAATCAAACAGGCAAGAGAACTTCAACTTGACGTAACAATCGTCGGCGGCGACGGCTACAGCGAAATGATGAACAAAATCGCAGGCAATGCGATGATCGGCACCTGCTGGATTAGTCATGCGTATCTTGACGACCCGAACATAAAGCCGATTTTTGAACGCTACAAAGAGGTTTATAAAGAGGAATGCGAAGAGTTCATCAACGGCGTAATGGCTTGGGACGGAACAATTTGGCTTCTCAATGCAATCGAACGAGCAGGCAGCACAGACGGAACGGCAATCGCGAAGGCACTTGAAGAAACAAAAGACCTCAAACTGGCGCACACCACGCTCACCATCGACCCCGAAACGCATGACCCGCTTGACAAGGCAGGTATCTTCCTCAGAGTTGACGGAAGCCTCAAAACACAGTTCTACAAAAAAGTTGAACCGAAATAA